The Rhodothermales bacterium genome includes a region encoding these proteins:
- the murD gene encoding UDP-N-acetylmuramoyl-L-alanine--D-glutamate ligase yields the protein MTDVTGRNITIVGAARSGFSAAFLLAKAGARVFLTDRGPIDEGRMSALKAAGIAVEAGGHTPRALEADLVVLSPGVPTTSPLIQDALGRGLPVVSEIEAASWFCRAPIVAVTGSNGKTTTTSLLGHLFRLAGRTVHVAGNIGFPFSDIAMDARPEDVVVLEISSFQLDHIDTFKPRVAVELNITPDHLDRYGYRFEAYAASKLRLFENQGPGDTIVYNHDDVLLRERAQSAARSQGCEGLGFSLEEVLSAGAFLRGTEIVLRRHQEEIPLMENHQLALPGRHNMYNSLAAAMAARAMEVSADAIRESLASFEGVPHRLEFVRDFEGVHYINDSKATNVNAVWYAIESMTRPVVLIAGGRDKGNDYESIKTLVKERARAVIALGESAGTVMRELGALAPEAIEVASMTDAVATARRLAQPGDVVLLSPACASFDQFKNYEERGDLFRQLVWAF from the coding sequence ATGACGGACGTCACCGGACGGAATATCACGATCGTGGGAGCGGCGCGGAGCGGCTTTTCGGCGGCGTTTCTGCTGGCGAAGGCAGGTGCGCGGGTCTTCCTTACGGACCGTGGGCCCATCGACGAGGGACGCATGTCCGCCCTAAAGGCGGCCGGCATTGCCGTCGAGGCCGGCGGTCATACACCCCGTGCGCTGGAAGCCGACCTGGTGGTCTTAAGCCCCGGCGTGCCGACCACGTCGCCCCTCATTCAGGATGCGTTGGGCCGCGGCCTTCCGGTCGTCTCCGAGATCGAGGCGGCGAGCTGGTTCTGCCGCGCTCCGATCGTGGCCGTCACCGGCTCGAACGGCAAGACGACCACCACCAGCTTGCTCGGCCACCTGTTCCGGCTGGCCGGCCGGACGGTGCACGTGGCCGGGAATATCGGGTTTCCCTTCTCGGATATAGCGATGGATGCCCGGCCCGAAGACGTGGTCGTGCTGGAGATTTCCAGCTTTCAGCTGGACCATATCGACACCTTCAAGCCGCGCGTGGCGGTGGAATTAAACATCACACCGGATCATCTCGATCGATACGGATACCGCTTCGAGGCCTACGCGGCGAGCAAACTCCGGCTGTTCGAGAACCAGGGTCCCGGCGACACCATCGTCTATAACCACGACGACGTGTTGCTCAGGGAGCGGGCACAATCGGCGGCCAGGTCGCAGGGCTGCGAGGGCCTCGGCTTCAGCCTGGAAGAAGTACTCAGCGCCGGCGCATTCCTCCGCGGTACGGAGATCGTGCTTCGGAGACATCAGGAAGAGATACCGCTCATGGAAAATCATCAGCTAGCCTTACCGGGCCGGCACAATATGTACAACTCGCTCGCCGCCGCGATGGCGGCCCGGGCGATGGAGGTCAGCGCCGACGCCATCCGCGAGAGCCTGGCGAGTTTCGAAGGCGTGCCGCACCGGCTGGAGTTCGTGCGCGACTTCGAGGGGGTGCATTACATCAACGACTCGAAGGCGACGAACGTAAACGCCGTCTGGTACGCGATTGAAAGCATGACCCGGCCGGTTGTGCTGATCGCCGGCGGACGCGACAAGGGGAATGACTACGAAAGTATCAAAACGCTGGTCAAAGAACGCGCCCGCGCGGTGATCGCCCTCGGCGAAAGCGCTGGGACGGTGATGCGCGAACTGGGCGCCCTGGCGCCGGAAGCCATCGAAGTGGCCTCCATGACCGATGCCGTCGCCACCGCGCGCCGGCTGGCGCAGCCCGGCGATGTCGTGCTTCTCAGCCCGGCCTGCGCCTCGTTCGACCAGTTCAAGAACTACGAAGAACGGGGAGACCTCTTTCGTCAACTGGTCTGGGCCTTCTGA
- a CDS encoding FtsW/RodA/SpoVE family cell cycle protein → MNKRQPKSNVATATRPPLDKYILWVVLGLGAIGVVAVYSAIGYLATTKAEGNVTGLMLRHLLHIGIGIGVMLVFSRIDYHVVVRYSRPALIIGTGLLVLVQLIGVSMGGAQRALQVGSMMFQPAELAKVSLLVYMAVLLARKQTYIESFGRAFAPLFAWVILTVVLIGMEDLSTASLVLASAVLMCFVARVQVLQLGGLGLVTILLATLFLVSSPARMYRLEEFVGMRLSADGTEQVDDIEVEQSYQMRQSMIAFALGGIAGQGPGKSIQRDFLPAPYNDFIFAIIAEEYGMLGALALLFLFLVLLFRGYLRVARHAPDPLGMFLAVGLTTTVAMYGFVHAAVTCGLLPVTGLPMPFVSYGGTSILANGLMMGILLNISRQVK, encoded by the coding sequence ATGAACAAACGGCAACCGAAATCGAATGTGGCGACCGCCACCCGCCCTCCCCTGGATAAATACATCCTGTGGGTGGTGCTGGGGCTGGGCGCCATCGGGGTTGTGGCCGTCTATAGCGCCATCGGCTACCTGGCCACGACAAAGGCGGAGGGCAACGTCACGGGACTGATGCTGCGGCACCTGTTGCATATCGGCATCGGCATCGGGGTGATGCTGGTCTTTAGCCGGATTGACTACCACGTGGTGGTCCGCTACAGCCGGCCGGCGCTGATCATAGGAACCGGACTGCTCGTGCTCGTCCAACTCATCGGCGTCTCCATGGGCGGCGCCCAGCGTGCGCTCCAGGTAGGGAGCATGATGTTCCAGCCGGCGGAACTGGCCAAGGTATCCCTGCTGGTCTATATGGCCGTGTTGCTCGCGCGAAAGCAGACGTACATCGAGAGTTTCGGACGTGCTTTCGCGCCGCTGTTCGCCTGGGTCATCCTCACGGTGGTGCTGATCGGGATGGAGGACCTCTCCACGGCTTCACTCGTGCTCGCTTCAGCTGTCCTGATGTGTTTCGTCGCCCGCGTACAGGTGCTTCAACTCGGCGGGCTTGGCCTGGTGACGATCTTGCTCGCCACGCTTTTCCTCGTCTCCTCGCCGGCGCGTATGTACCGCCTCGAAGAGTTCGTGGGCATGAGGCTGTCAGCCGACGGAACGGAGCAGGTGGATGATATCGAGGTCGAGCAGAGTTACCAGATGCGCCAGTCGATGATTGCCTTTGCGCTCGGCGGGATCGCCGGCCAGGGCCCGGGCAAAAGCATCCAGCGCGACTTCCTGCCGGCGCCTTACAACGACTTCATCTTTGCCATCATCGCCGAGGAATACGGGATGCTCGGCGCCCTGGCGCTGCTCTTCCTCTTTCTGGTGCTGCTCTTTAGAGGCTACCTCCGGGTAGCACGGCACGCGCCGGATCCGCTCGGGATGTTTCTCGCGGTAGGACTCACAACGACGGTGGCCATGTACGGCTTTGTGCACGCCGCCGTCACCTGCGGTTTGCTGCCCGTTACCGGCTTGCCGATGCCGTTTGTGTCCTATGGCGGTACATCGATCCTGGCCAACGGTCTGATGATGGGCATCCTGCTCAATATCAGCCGGCAAGTGAAATAA
- the murG gene encoding undecaprenyldiphospho-muramoylpentapeptide beta-N-acetylglucosaminyltransferase, translating into MTTDHTPSRAPRVLFAGGGTGGHVYPAIAIADAVRALEPRAAVAFAGTEDRIEWKAVPHAGYPIHPIVVQGFHRKQPLRNLGFPFKVAKGFMQSLSLVRAFDPDLVVGTGGYVAGPVLLAARVLGRPIVIQEQNAFPGVTNKLLGQMATSIHLAFPEARRFFDAKRCIVSGNPTRAALVDVDRAEARRHFAVPETGRLLLVFGGSLGSAALNTAMETHLERLLAEPDIYVIWQTGSLYFDRVHDRVTPHERLSVLKYIDRMDLAYAAADAVLARAGAITCSELMVTGTPSILVPSPNVAEDHQTPNARSMSDAGAARFLAEADLAGRLADEALGLLRDADTRRAMRDAALRIAKPHAAREIAADILNRINTP; encoded by the coding sequence ATGACCACGGACCACACTCCATCCCGTGCACCGCGTGTTCTCTTTGCCGGCGGCGGCACGGGGGGGCACGTGTATCCGGCAATCGCCATCGCCGATGCCGTCCGTGCGCTGGAGCCGCGGGCGGCCGTCGCGTTCGCGGGTACCGAGGACCGGATCGAGTGGAAAGCCGTGCCGCATGCCGGCTACCCGATCCACCCGATCGTCGTGCAGGGATTCCATCGGAAACAGCCCCTGCGCAACCTGGGCTTTCCGTTCAAGGTGGCGAAAGGGTTTATGCAAAGCCTGAGCCTGGTTCGAGCCTTCGACCCCGATCTCGTCGTCGGCACCGGTGGGTATGTCGCCGGGCCGGTGTTGCTGGCGGCGCGCGTGCTGGGCCGGCCGATCGTCATCCAGGAGCAGAATGCGTTTCCCGGAGTGACGAACAAGCTACTTGGCCAGATGGCGACCTCGATCCATCTCGCTTTCCCGGAAGCGCGACGCTTTTTTGATGCGAAACGGTGCATCGTCAGCGGTAACCCGACCCGGGCGGCACTTGTCGATGTGGATCGCGCCGAGGCGCGACGCCACTTCGCCGTGCCGGAGACAGGGCGCTTACTCCTGGTCTTCGGTGGATCGCTCGGGAGCGCCGCGTTGAATACGGCGATGGAGACGCACCTGGAGCGTCTGCTAGCCGAACCCGACATCTACGTGATCTGGCAAACGGGGTCGTTGTACTTCGACCGCGTCCATGACAGGGTTACGCCGCACGAGCGGCTTTCCGTGCTGAAATACATCGACCGGATGGACCTCGCGTACGCCGCCGCGGATGCGGTGCTGGCGCGCGCCGGCGCCATCACATGCAGCGAACTGATGGTCACCGGCACGCCGTCGATCCTGGTGCCGTCGCCAAACGTGGCGGAGGACCACCAGACGCCCAACGCCCGGAGCATGAGTGATGCCGGCGCCGCGCGCTTCCTGGCCGAGGCCGACCTCGCCGGCCGGCTCGCCGACGAAGCGCTCGGGTTACTCCGCGACGCGGACACACGCCGCGCCATGCGCGACGCCGCGCTGAGGATCGCAAAGCCGCATGCCGCACGCGAAATCGCGGCCGACATCTTGAATCGAATTAACACCCCCTGA
- the murC gene encoding UDP-N-acetylmuramate--L-alanine ligase — translation MKHEITSKNPGLHRRQPFLGRIRRVHMVGIGGIGMSSIAEVLINRGYAVTGSDMKKSDITDHLETLGATIFEGHAAGQAEGADVVVYSSAVRPADNPETQEADRLRIPLISRAVMLGELMRMKFGIGIAGTHGKTTTTTMTGLVVAEAGFDPTIIVGGKVASFGSNAVAGEGDIIVIEADEYDRTFLRLTPSLAVVTNIDTDHLDIYEDLADIQNAFVTFTNSVPFFGAAILCLDDPKVQEIVGRIDRRIVTYGTARQAHIRAEAIRQQGLENQFDVYRGKERLGAIVIKAPGLHNVQNALAAIAVGLELDIPFDKIASGLAHFTGVQRRFQLLGEAAGILVVDDYAHHPTEVRATLRAASAGWPDRRIVAVFQPHLYSRTRDCMDDFARAFFDADVLVLTEIYGAREAPIPGIDGRIVADLAAAYGHRDVYFEPNIEALPALLRGIIRAGDVVITMGAGNIWRYGRRLFEELGS, via the coding sequence TTGAAACACGAGATTACATCGAAAAATCCCGGCCTGCACCGGCGTCAACCCTTCCTGGGGCGGATCCGTCGCGTGCACATGGTCGGCATCGGCGGGATCGGGATGAGCTCGATCGCCGAGGTGCTGATCAACCGCGGGTATGCGGTGACGGGGTCCGACATGAAAAAAAGCGACATCACCGACCACCTCGAGACGCTCGGGGCGACGATCTTCGAGGGCCACGCCGCCGGCCAGGCGGAAGGGGCCGACGTCGTCGTCTATTCGTCCGCCGTGCGCCCCGCCGACAACCCGGAGACGCAGGAGGCGGACCGTCTCCGGATTCCGCTCATCTCCCGAGCCGTCATGCTCGGCGAGTTGATGCGGATGAAGTTCGGCATCGGCATCGCCGGCACGCACGGGAAAACGACGACCACGACGATGACCGGGCTGGTGGTGGCCGAAGCGGGGTTCGACCCGACCATCATCGTGGGCGGCAAAGTCGCCTCGTTCGGCTCAAACGCCGTCGCCGGCGAGGGAGACATCATCGTCATCGAGGCCGACGAGTACGACCGCACCTTCCTCCGGCTGACGCCCTCGCTGGCGGTCGTCACCAACATCGACACCGACCATCTGGACATCTACGAGGACCTCGCCGACATCCAGAACGCCTTCGTCACCTTCACCAACAGCGTCCCCTTTTTCGGAGCCGCCATCCTGTGCCTCGACGACCCGAAGGTACAGGAGATCGTGGGGCGGATCGACCGGCGCATCGTCACGTACGGTACCGCGCGCCAGGCGCACATCCGCGCTGAAGCGATACGCCAGCAGGGCCTGGAGAATCAATTCGACGTGTACCGTGGCAAAGAGCGACTCGGCGCGATTGTAATCAAGGCGCCGGGCCTGCACAACGTGCAGAACGCCCTGGCCGCGATCGCCGTCGGGCTCGAACTGGATATCCCATTTGACAAGATCGCCAGCGGTCTGGCGCACTTCACGGGCGTTCAGCGGCGCTTCCAGCTCCTCGGAGAAGCCGCCGGCATCCTGGTTGTGGACGACTACGCCCATCACCCGACGGAGGTGCGCGCCACGCTGCGCGCCGCGAGCGCCGGCTGGCCGGACCGGCGCATCGTCGCGGTGTTTCAGCCGCATCTGTACTCCCGAACGCGGGATTGCATGGACGACTTCGCCCGCGCCTTCTTCGATGCCGACGTGCTGGTGCTCACCGAGATCTACGGAGCCCGTGAAGCCCCAATACCGGGCATCGACGGGCGCATCGTGGCCGACCTCGCCGCCGCGTACGGTCATCGCGATGTGTATTTTGAACCGAATATCGAGGCGTTGCCCGCGCTGCTACGCGGCATCATCCGAGCCGGCGACGTCGTCATTACCATGGGCGCCGGCAACATCTGGCGGTACGGAAGACGGTTATTTGAAGAACTGGGGTCGTAA